The nucleotide sequence CAAAAAGAATTTTGGCTTTTTAAATAATATCAGAGTTTTAGAAGACGATAATGTTCATAATGTTCAAACCAATATTAAGTTATGTGAAGCCCTGATAGGTAAAAAGTTTGTTGAAGAACCTTCGCTTGAGTTTCCAATTCCGGATAGAGATTTAAATACTGCAAAAGTATTTTTATCTGAAGAAAAAATAAGTGAAAATGAAATAGTAATTGGTTTTCATCCAGGTTGTGCAACTTTAAAGAATCATATTAAAAGAAGATGGGAGCCGGAGAAATTTGCAGAACTCGGAAAAAGATTGATTGAAGAAAAATCAGCACGCATATTAATTTTTGGAGGTCCCGAGGAAAATGATCTCAAAGAAAAAATTTATTCATTAATTGATTCTGATAAAGTAAAAGTAATAAAAGCTGAAAGCCTTGCGGGCAGTTCTGCTGTTATGCAGCGGTGTAATATATTCGTAACGAATGATTCGAGTCAGATGCATATTGCTGCAGCACTTGGATTGAAGGTTGTCGCAATAATTGGACCCACAAATCAAAAATATATTCATCCCTGGAAAACAGAACACGAAATTGTTTCACTAAACCTGGATTGTTCGCCATGTTTTTTTTATTCACCTAAACCGCTTACTTGCAGCAGGACTGACGTAAAATTCAAATGCATTAAAGAACTTACAGTTGATATGGTGTATTCAGCAGTTTTTAAATTCTTATAAAATCAATAATAAAATTTTTATGGGACTTTCTTTAGTTTTGAAATGTAAAGTAATTAAAAGTAGTATTTACAAAATCAGTGAGAATCAAAATGACTTCAAAAAAAATAGTCGAGGAATTCTTAATCCAAAAGAAAATTGCAGTTGTAGGAGTCTCGAGAACAAAAACAAAATTTGGAAATGCGATCTATAAAGAGCTTAAGCAAAAAGGATATGATGTTTTCCCGGTAAACCCGAATCTGCAAACTTTTGAAGGTGACGTTTGTTATCCTGATCTGCTTTCAATACCTGATAGAACAGATGCTGTTGTAATCAATGTTCCTCCTGTGCAGGCA is from Ignavibacteriota bacterium and encodes:
- a CDS encoding glycosyltransferase family 9 protein → MKILIIALSGIGDALMFTPALKLLRENQPNAQIDALVMYKGAQEIYELNQNLNKVIHFNFMREGAVKSLKFLSELRKKYDASVNVYPSNRKEYNIISYIIGAGKRVGAVYLREDKKNFGFLNNIRVLEDDNVHNVQTNIKLCEALIGKKFVEEPSLEFPIPDRDLNTAKVFLSEEKISENEIVIGFHPGCATLKNHIKRRWEPEKFAELGKRLIEEKSARILIFGGPEENDLKEKIYSLIDSDKVKVIKAESLAGSSAVMQRCNIFVTNDSSQMHIAAALGLKVVAIIGPTNQKYIHPWKTEHEIVSLNLDCSPCFFYSPKPLTCSRTDVKFKCIKELTVDMVYSAVFKFL
- a CDS encoding CoA-binding protein, whose translation is MTSKKIVEEFLIQKKIAVVGVSRTKTKFGNAIYKELKQKGYDVFPVNPNLQTFEGDVCYPDLLSIPDRTDAVVINVPPVQAEKVIREANQAGIKKVWLQQGSQSDSAVKYCEENGIDCISNECILMFAQPSAFIHRAHKWILGVLGKLPG